One stretch of Acidimicrobiales bacterium DNA includes these proteins:
- a CDS encoding type II toxin-antitoxin system Phd/YefM family antitoxin has translation MLHAERAAASTLRFIPLSSLIRSFTYRVTLRLTWRSQMERFVGIEDARSSLGRLVDEVATTGDVVALTKRGKALAVLVSRDEYAQMKLAATERARAELADALDAARTAVQKAGLEATVIDEAIAAARQL, from the coding sequence GTGCTGCACGCCGAGCGTGCGGCCGCATCGACTCTCCGGTTCATCCCGCTCTCGTCGCTGATCAGAAGTTTTACCTACCGGGTAACCTTACGGTTGACCTGGAGGTCGCAGATGGAACGATTCGTCGGAATCGAGGACGCGCGCAGCTCCCTCGGTCGGCTCGTCGACGAGGTCGCCACCACCGGTGACGTCGTGGCGCTGACGAAGCGAGGCAAAGCGCTAGCGGTGCTAGTCAGCCGGGACGAGTACGCGCAGATGAAGCTCGCAGCGACCGAGCGGGCACGCGCCGAGCTTGCTGATGCACTCGACGCCGCGCGGACAGCCGTTCAGAAGGCGGGGCTTGAGGCCACGGTGATCGACGAGGCGATCGCGGCTGCCCGTCAGTTGTGA
- a CDS encoding putative toxin-antitoxin system toxin component, PIN family, with protein sequence MIVVVLDTNTLVSGLGWSGPPRVVIDAVLAGELLLVSSPPLLEELDRVLRYPKLARVFAEPDAIMGRVRMVAVIVEPTMTLNVVADEPDNRVLEAAAEARVDAIVTGDGGLLDLGSYDEVPIMSAGEFVRRFLTTNG encoded by the coding sequence GTGATCGTCGTCGTCCTCGACACGAACACCCTGGTCTCCGGCCTCGGCTGGTCCGGGCCACCTCGGGTAGTGATCGACGCTGTGCTCGCCGGCGAGCTGCTCCTCGTGTCGAGCCCGCCCCTTCTCGAGGAGCTCGATCGGGTGCTCCGTTATCCGAAGTTGGCGCGTGTCTTCGCCGAACCCGACGCGATCATGGGACGCGTTCGCATGGTCGCTGTCATCGTTGAGCCAACGATGACGTTGAACGTCGTGGCTGACGAACCGGACAACCGCGTTCTCGAGGCCGCGGCCGAAGCTCGGGTTGACGCGATCGTCACCGGAGACGGCGGCCTACTGGACCTCGGAAGCTATGACGAGGTCCCAATTATGTCGGCGGGCGAGTTTGTGAGACGGTTCCTCACCACCAATGGATAG
- a CDS encoding helix-turn-helix transcriptional regulator produces MPVDSTTSLARRLQADPAFRAEWEWLALGRAVALRLTQYRAELDLSQTAVARQLGMQQTAVARLESGDHNPNLETLVRLSRGLGVEFHIDITPEGVAVELTA; encoded by the coding sequence ATGCCGGTCGATTCCACGACCTCCCTTGCGCGGCGACTGCAGGCCGACCCGGCCTTCCGGGCGGAGTGGGAGTGGCTCGCGCTCGGACGGGCAGTCGCCCTCCGGCTGACGCAGTATCGAGCGGAGCTCGACCTTTCCCAGACGGCGGTCGCACGACAGCTCGGAATGCAGCAGACGGCGGTCGCACGGCTTGAGTCCGGAGACCACAATCCGAACCTCGAGACGCTCGTGCGCCTCTCTCGAGGGCTCGGGGTGGAGTTTCACATCGACATAACCCCCGAGGGCGTCGCGGTCGAACTCACGGCATGA